The Pseudomonas fluorescens nucleotide sequence ACGCCTCTAAGTCGCCTGGAAAACCACCATTTACCGCCGCCGAAAAGCGGTCCGCCGCGGGCATTCCGCGTCGGTTTACCGGCGTTCGACCTGTTCCCGTTCGACGTCTGGGCCAAGCTGCAGGCGGGTTTCTGGCGCAATCCTGATCCGACGGCGCTGGGTTACGGCGACCCGGCCGGCGAGCCACAACTTCGCGAACTGATTGCGACCTATTTGCGCCTGTCTCGTGGGCTTTCCTGCATGGCTGAACAAATTGTGATCACCAGCGGCGCACAGCAAGCCATCAGCCTTTGTGCACAGCTGCTGCTGGAGCCCGGCGAAGTAGTGGCTGTGGAAAACCCCGGTTACCGGGCTGCCGGCAACGCCTTCGCGCTGACCGGGGCAAAGGTGCAAGGGGTGGCGGTGGATCACGAAGGCCTGGACTGCACAGCGCTCAATGCCGTGGAACATTGCCGCCTCAGCTACGTGACGCCGTCGCACCAGTACCCCACCGGCGTCACCATGAGCCTGGCCCGGCGCCTGCAACTGCTGGCCTGGGCCGAGCGCAAGGACGGCTGGATCATCGAGGACGACTATGACGGCGAGTACCGCTACAGCGGTGACCCGCTCGCGCCTCTGGCGGCGCTGGATCGTAGCGGGCGGGTGCTGTATGTCGGCACCTTCGGCAAGATCGCCTTTCCGGCGCTGCGCCTGGGCTACCTGGTGTTGCCCAAGCAACTGGTGCAGGCCTTTTCCCGCTGTCGGGCGCTGGCCGTACGGCATTCGGAGGTGGGCACCCAGGCGGTAATGGCGCAGTTCATGGCCCAGGGGCATTTCCAGCGGCATATCCGGCGCATGCGCCGAGCCGCCTTGAATCGACGCAATGCGTTGAAAGCGGGCTGGCCCACGGACGTTGCAGGTGTCGGGCCGATGCCTGAGGTAGCGGCCGGATTGCATGTGAAAGTCGACGTCGACAGCTATGCCCGCGAGCAGGATTTGATCGCTCGCGCTGAAGCGGTGGGCGTTGAGCTCAATGCCCTGAGCGATTACTGGTTGCCAGACTCGACGGTCCCTGTGGATAAGCGCGCCGGCCTGGTGCTGGGCTTCGCCGCTGTGGACGAAGCCGCCACTGCCGACGCCCTGGCCCGCTTGCGGCGGGCCTGGCGCCAGTGAGGGTCAGGTGCCGGCCTTGATCTTGGTCCAGGCGCGGGTGCGCGCCCGCTCGGCATCCCGCGGCAGTGGCTGCAGGGTGTAGAGCTTGGCCATGGCTTCTTCGGTCGGGTAAAGGTTGGGGTTGTTGCGAATCGCCGGCGCAACCCGTTCGGTGGCGTCCTTGTTCGGGTTCGGGTAACCGACAAAGTCGCTGATGGGGGCGATCACCTTGGGCTGCAGCAGGTAGTTGATGAAGGTGTAGGCATCTTCCGGGTTGGCGGCACCTTTGGGGATAGCCAGCATGTCGAACCAGATCGGCGCACCTTCCTTGGGTAGGCGCATGTCGACGACCACGCCGTTTTTCGCCTCGGTGGCGCGGTTGGCCGCCTGGGAGAAGCTGCCCGAGTAGCCGACCGCCACGCAGATGTCGCCATTGGCGATATCGGCCATGTATTTGGAGGAGTGGAAGTAGGTGACGTGCGGGCGGATCTTCAGCAGCAGCTCTTCAGCCTTTTTGTAGTCCGCCGGTTTCGTGCTGTTCGGTGGCAAGCCGAGGTACTGCAGGGCCAGCGGCTAGATCTCCGACGGCGAGTCGAGCAAGGCCACGCCGCACTGCTTGAGCTTGGCGATGTTCTCCTCCTTGAAGATCAGGTCCCAGCTGTCCACCGGGGCATTGTCGCCCAGCGCCGCCTTGACCTTGGCCGGGTTGAAGCCGATCAGCACGGTGCCGTACATGTAGGGCACGGCGAACTTGTTGCCGGGGTCGTTGGCCTCGATCAGCTTCATCAGTTTCGGGTCCAGGTGCTGCCAGTTCGGCAGCTTGCTGCGGTCCAGCGGCTGGAACACCCCGGCTTCGATCTGCTTGGCCAGGAACACGTTGGACGGCACCACCACGTCGTAGCCGGAGTTGCCGGTCAGTAGCTTGGCTTCCAGCGCTTCGTTGGTGTCGAAGATGTCGTAGATGAGTTTTACCTGGCTGTCTTTCTGGAAGTCCACCAGGGTTTGCGGGGTGATGTAGTCGAACCAGTTGTAGACCCGCAGGGTGCGTTGTTCGGCAGCTTCCAGGCTACCGGCGAGCAGGGTGCTGCAGAGCAGGGGGGCGAGCAGGCGCTTGAGTCGGGTCATGCTTGAGCTTCCTGTTGGGCGCGTTCGAAACCTTCGAGTACGTTCACCGCGTTGGTGCCGATTTCCTCGACCGCATAACCTCCTTCCATGACGAACAGCGTCGGCTTGCCGAGCCGGGCAATGCGTTCGCCCATCTTCAGGTAGTCGGGGCTGTCGAGCTTGAACTGGGAAATCGGGTCGTCCTTGAAAGTGTCGACCCCCAGGGAAATCACCAGCACGTCCGGGCCATAGGCGGCGATGCGTTCACAGGCTTCATCCAGGGCCTTGCTCCAGGTCGGCCAGTCACTGCCAGCCGGTAGCGGGTAGTTGACGTTGTAGCCCAGGCCTTCACCTTCGCCTTGCTCGTCGGCATAGCCGAGGAAAAACGGGAACTCGGCCTGCGGATCACCATGAATCGAGGCGAAGAACACATCGCTGCGTTGGTAGAAGATTTCCTGGGTACCGTTGCCGTGGTGATAGTCGACATCGAGGATCGCTACCTTGCGTCGGCCCTGGTCGAGGAATGCCTGGGCGGCGATGGCGGCGTTGTTGAGGTAGCAGTAGCCGCCCATGACGTCGCTGGCGGCGTGGTGTCCCGGTGGCCGGCAGAGGGCGAAGGCGCTATGGGCGCCGGTCTGGATCGCAGCCTGGGCGGTGAGGGCCACTTGCGCGGCGCTGTAAGCGGCTTGCCAGGTGCCTGCGGTGATTGGTGCGCCGGCGTCGAAGCTGTAGTAACCGAGCTCGCCATGCAGGCCGGTGGGTTTGACGCTGCGCAAGGTGCGCGCCGGCCAGGTGAAGGGCAGCAGGTCGCCTTCATGGCCCAGTTGGGTCCAGCGTTGCCAGGCGCCTTCGAAGAAGTTCAGGTAATCGGCGCTGTGCACGCGCAGCAAGGGCGCGCGGCCGAAATCGGCAGGGCCTTTGATTGCTCCCAGCTCGCGGGTTTTTACTCGCTCCAGAACATGGTCGGCGCGCGAGGGCATTTCGAAGCAGGGCATCAGTTGCCCGTCGATCAGCTCGCAGCGGCCGTGGTGCAGGCGGTGGTCATCGGAATAGATCGTCAGCATTTTGTTGTTCTCCGGGTCACTGGCGTCGCTCCATTGTTGGTGGCGCGGGCCCGGTGCAGAACGACGGAAACGGCCAAAAGGGGATCGATATGGCCAACCTGGTTGTCCGGATTTCGCCCCCTGGCGGAGCAACCGCCGTGTTCAGGCGCGAAAGTGACTCGGCGCAACCCCGCTCCAACGCATGAAGGCGTGGCGAAAACTGGCGGTTTCACTGAAGCCGAGCAGTTCGGCGATGCGGTAAATGGGCAACTGGTCTTCAGCCAACAGCTGCTTGGCGCGTTCGAAGCGCAATTCATCGAGCAGCTGTTGATAACTGCTGCCCAGTTCCTGCAAATGCCGGCGCAAGGTGCGCGACGAGCAGTTCATCTGCCGCGCCAGGCCTTCCAGGCCGGGGGCCGCATCGAGTTGGTCCAGTAGCAGTTGGCGGATTCGGCCGAGCCAGGCCTGGCGGCCGGTGAACTCCAGGTTAAGCCGCCGGCAGCGCTCGCTCATGGCCCGGTGGGTAATCTGGTCGGCCAGCGGCAGAGGATGGTCCAGCCATGAACGGGCGAAGGCGAAGGCATTGTCCGCAGCGTCGAAGCGCAACGGGCAGGCGAAACTTTCGCCATAAAGCGCATGGTAATCCGGAGTCGGGTGGGCGAAGCGTGCAGCCAGCAACGGCAGCGGTTGGCCGAGCAGGTCGTCGCAGATGACTTTCAGCGAGGTCAGGCAGAACTCGGCATTGAATGCCGCCAGTTGAGGTTCTTCGCGATAATCGCTGGCGCTGAACCATACCCGCTCGCCGTCGTCGACCAGGCGCAGCTGGAAAAGTGTTCCCAGTAGCGCCGGGTACTGCATCGCCAGGCGCAAAGCGTCACCTAAGGTGGCACTGGAGAGCAGGGCGTAACCCAGCATGCCGTAGCAGGAAACATGCATGCGCCGGCCTAGCTCCAGGCCCACCTCGCGGCGCTGGGCCACGGCATTGGCACACACCAGCATCTCTTGGCGGGTGGTGATGCGTGAGTCGGCGCGGCCCAGGTCTGCCGGGCTGATACCGCTGCCCGCAAGCAGCACTTGATCGCCGGGGCCCTGGCCTTGAAAGGCTTGTAGAACCAGGGACACGGCGTTGAGGGTGGTGAGGTGTGAATGGAGCATGCTCGGCTTCTTTCGGCAGGTTGGCCGAACAAGTCGAGCAATTTGTATGCCTTGAGCCGCTTACCGCAACTCCCCGCAAAGATCCTGCTCGACCAGGCGCCGTACTTCGGCAACTGGCAAGCCACTGCCCAGCAGCAACTGCAACTTGCCGAACAGCGCTTCACGGGTCATGCCGCCGCCCGACAGCACGCCGACCTGACGCAGCCGACTGCCAGCCTCGTAGACATCCAGCTCGACCCCGCCTTCATGGCACTGGGTGATGGCGACCACAACGATGTCACGTGCCTGAGCTTCGGCCAGGGCGGCGAGAAAGTCGGGGTTGTCGGACGGGCCGGTGCCACTGCCAAAGCATTCGAGAATCAAGCCCTGTACACCGCTGGCAAGCGCAGCCTGCAACAGGGGTGCGCCAAACCCCGGTACCAGCGGCAGCACTGCGATGTTGGCAAGCTGTTTCGGCTGGCGATAGTCGAGCGCCGCAGGCACGGGCTGTGTTGCGCCAGCGCCTGAAAAGCGCTTGAGG carries:
- a CDS encoding PLP-dependent aminotransferase family protein encodes the protein MSERPFTLPFDPTGIVLDRRQGLSRQLYQALRMRVLDGRLSSGTRLPASRDMAAVLALSRNSVVRAYDQLYAEGYIESRVGDGTYVSQLPKLSTKVSTGLSLGFSTGLSTKSVENTEDSSSKVIHRTPLSRLENHHLPPPKSGPPRAFRVGLPAFDLFPFDVWAKLQAGFWRNPDPTALGYGDPAGEPQLRELIATYLRLSRGLSCMAEQIVITSGAQQAISLCAQLLLEPGEVVAVENPGYRAAGNAFALTGAKVQGVAVDHEGLDCTALNAVEHCRLSYVTPSHQYPTGVTMSLARRLQLLAWAERKDGWIIEDDYDGEYRYSGDPLAPLAALDRSGRVLYVGTFGKIAFPALRLGYLVLPKQLVQAFSRCRALAVRHSEVGTQAVMAQFMAQGHFQRHIRRMRRAALNRRNALKAGWPTDVAGVGPMPEVAAGLHVKVDVDSYAREQDLIARAEAVGVELNALSDYWLPDSTVPVDKRAGLVLGFAAVDEAATADALARLRRAWRQ
- a CDS encoding histone deacetylase family protein, with translation MLTIYSDDHRLHHGRCELIDGQLMPCFEMPSRADHVLERVKTRELGAIKGPADFGRAPLLRVHSADYLNFFEGAWQRWTQLGHEGDLLPFTWPARTLRSVKPTGLHGELGYYSFDAGAPITAGTWQAAYSAAQVALTAQAAIQTGAHSAFALCRPPGHHAASDVMGGYCYLNNAAIAAQAFLDQGRRKVAILDVDYHHGNGTQEIFYQRSDVFFASIHGDPQAEFPFFLGYADEQGEGEGLGYNVNYPLPAGSDWPTWSKALDEACERIAAYGPDVLVISLGVDTFKDDPISQFKLDSPDYLKMGERIARLGKPTLFVMEGGYAVEEIGTNAVNVLEGFERAQQEAQA
- a CDS encoding AraC family transcriptional regulator, which gives rise to MLHSHLTTLNAVSLVLQAFQGQGPGDQVLLAGSGISPADLGRADSRITTRQEMLVCANAVAQRREVGLELGRRMHVSCYGMLGYALLSSATLGDALRLAMQYPALLGTLFQLRLVDDGERVWFSASDYREEPQLAAFNAEFCLTSLKVICDDLLGQPLPLLAARFAHPTPDYHALYGESFACPLRFDAADNAFAFARSWLDHPLPLADQITHRAMSERCRRLNLEFTGRQAWLGRIRQLLLDQLDAAPGLEGLARQMNCSSRTLRRHLQELGSSYQQLLDELRFERAKQLLAEDQLPIYRIAELLGFSETASFRHAFMRWSGVAPSHFRA